The Calothrix sp. PCC 7507 DNA segment TTAGTTGTACGTTAGCTTAGTATAGTCCTGAGTCCGTAACAACCGTAAATCTGCGGTTGCTAATGGCTGCTGCATCACAATACCACTTAATTTCAGCAATAGACTGTTACATCTTCACCACATTCATCAGCAAGATAACAGAGTGCTTTAAAACGCAGGCTCACTACTTCTTCGTAAAGAGGATTTAACTTACACATTGGGGGAATGTGCAACAGCTTGCGACCAAATAGTTTAATATCTCGTTCAAATGGACATTGAGCAGGAATGGTTTTGCACAAGAAATGAGCTAGTTTGCTGTTGTGAATTTCTATCCTGTCTAACCACTCACGGACTGGGTGTAGTAGGTCGTTATGTAACCGGATTTGCATAAAGCTTGTCATCATGGCTCTCCTGATTATTTAGCTAGTTTTTTTGGGGTTGAACCCCTATGAATATATACGTTTGAGTTCTGTTATTTTATGCAGTCAAGAGTTTTGTCTTGGT contains these protein-coding regions:
- a CDS encoding Mo-dependent nitrogenase C-terminal domain-containing protein, translating into MTSFMQIRLHNDLLHPVREWLDRIEIHNSKLAHFLCKTIPAQCPFERDIKLFGRKLLHIPPMCKLNPLYEEVVSLRFKALCYLADECGEDVTVYC